From the genome of Nicotiana sylvestris chromosome 2, ASM39365v2, whole genome shotgun sequence, one region includes:
- the LOC138885143 gene encoding uncharacterized protein has protein sequence MGDTSARKEIEETSQNASITKETAAHLEQTLLRFREELEQVRNLASLSITLAVADANNQNHTTPPAQPAHAQACNTCNNTPLHVPKTQNNTKDHNTPIFVDTMPHYNQPIASAIETDDKSSLIQNLAAEIKKLTSRVQDFEGNKSVEGLNYEDLCVQPDVELPEGYKPPKFELFDGTSDPRVHLRMYCDKLVGVRRDEKIRMKLFMRSLKGDTLSWYIIQDAKKWTSWVNMPSDFMDRFRFNTENAQDVFYIQNLKKKPTETFREYATRWRSKAAKVRLALEEEQMNRFFVRAQDPQYYESLMLIEGQKFSDIIKLGERIEEGIKNGMVTNLEALQDTNKALQYGGSSKKKDVNSVMAIQPSEGDVVNVSVPLEFEAPPSKAPKPIEVEFGVPRAPTQFEVTVLPPKAPIPVSMTDVTPFKTNAIPWDYTAEARKKGKTYWGSDYRTGHDQDRQETHKNALIKVLSEAYVPSNITGSEIANMVGQVLESHKITFHEDELPPEGLGHNKALHITAQCEDHFVTRILVDRGSSLNICPLVTLRTLGKGLHEIKDGAISVKAFDGSQRFTIGEISLCLQMGPTWFDVEFQVIDVPTSYNLLLGRPWIHADGAVASTSHQAVKFEWIIRK, from the exons atgggagATACAAGTGCTAGAAAGGAAATCGAGGAAACCTCTCAGAACGCTTCAAtcactaaggaaactgctgctcaTCTTGAGCAAACTTTGCTGAGATTTCGAGAagaattggaacaagttcgaaaccTGGCAAGTCTGTCAATCACTCTTGCCGTTGCTGATGCCAACAACCAGAACCATACTACACCACCAGCACAACCCGCTCATGCCCAAGCCTGCAACACCTGCAACAACACTCCACTGCACGTTCCTAAAACACAAAATAACACAAAAGACCATAATACTCCAATCTTTGTGGACACCATGCCACATTACAATCAGCCAATCGCCAGTGCAATCGAGACAGATGACAAGAGCTCCCTCATTCAGAATTTGGCCGCTGAgatcaagaagttgactagccgggtCCAAGATTTCGAAGGTAACAAAAGTGTTGAAGGGTTAAATTATGAAGATCTCTgtgttcagccagatgttgagctcccggaagggtacaaacctcccaagttcgaactATTCGACGGTACAAGTGATCCCAGGGTCCACCTCAGAATGTATTGTGATAAGCTAGTAGGAGTCAGAAGGGATGagaagattcgcatgaagctgttcatgaggagtttgaagggtgaTACTTTATCATGGTATATTATCCAGGATGCAAAGAAATGGACTAGTTGGGTGAACATGCCGTCTGACTTTATGGATCGATTTAGGTTCAACACCGAGAACGCACaagatgtgttctatatccagaatctcaagaagaagcccacagagacctttcgcgagtatgctactcgttggaggtcaaaagctgctaaggtcagactggccttggaggaagaacaaatgaacaggttcttCGTCCGTGCTCAGGATCCGCAGTACTACGAGAGCCTGATGCTAATAGAGGGCCAaaagttctccgacatcatcaagttgggagaaagaatcgaagaaggcatcaaaaatgGTATGGTCACTAATCTCGAGGCATTGCAAGataccaacaaggctttacagtatGGTGGCTCATCAAAGAAAAAGGATGTGAATTCTGTGATGGCT ATTCAGCCCTCTGAGGGCGATGTGGTAAATGTGTCTGTACCActcgagtttgaagcaccaccttCAAAGGCGCCaaaaccaattgaggttgagttcggAGTTCCAAGGGCGCCTACGCAGTTTGAAGTTACTGTGTTACCTCCTAAGGCACCAATTCCAGTCTCCATGACAGACGTAACCCCGTTCAAGACAAATgctataccttgggattacaccgcTGAGGCTAGAAAGAAGGGAAAGACATACTGGGGAAGCGATTACCGCACAGGGCATGACCAGGACAGGCAGG AGACACATAAAAACGCCTTAATAAAAGtactgagtgaagcttatgttcccAGCAACATAACAGGAAGCGAAATAGCAAACATGGTGGGGCAGgtactggaaagccataagatcaccttccatGAAGATGAATTACCACCAGAAGGGCTTggtcacaacaaagcgttgcacatcactgCGCAATGCGAGGATCACTTTGTCACTAGGATTCTAGTAGACAGgggatccagcctcaacatttgtccgttggtaacgctcaggacattgggtaagggattgcacgagatcaaagacgGGGCTATCAGTGTCAAAGCTTTTGATGGATCTCAGAGGTTCACCATTGGAGAAATTAGCttatgcctgcagatgggacccACCTGGTTTGATGTCGAGTTCCAAGTCATTGACGTACCAACGTCCTACAATTTGTtgctaggacgaccctggatccacgccgatGGGGCTGTGGCATCAACTTCGCATCAGgctgtaaaatttgaatggatcatcaggaagtaa